One window of the Pseudarthrobacter sp. ATCC 49987 genome contains the following:
- a CDS encoding glycoside hydrolase family 16 protein, giving the protein MAADSPSSDRGAGIPAEAPAPDTGADTSGDASSGNPAGTDALTVTPVLGSTHTVPLGVDGLSHLIFDDDFDTLNTAVWTPYWFNDCIPKSVMNNVKTCSSNVKVANGEAVLQLTDAQSGALLSTNPEDGAPGHAGFEFTSGYVEARIYFPGTCSSGIPNWPAWWTVGQRYPRTGEIDIAEPLAGDMWSVYHSAEGRKKRTIDACWAGAYHTYGVHRKAGANDVYYDGRLVHSYPTVDGNSPHYLILNLGVSAGPRIFGERGSVRVDYVRVWK; this is encoded by the coding sequence ATGGCGGCGGACTCGCCGTCCTCCGATCGCGGGGCTGGCATCCCGGCGGAAGCCCCTGCTCCTGACACTGGGGCAGACACTTCCGGCGACGCCTCCTCCGGCAATCCCGCTGGAACTGATGCGCTGACAGTCACGCCGGTCCTGGGCTCGACGCATACGGTGCCGCTCGGCGTCGACGGCTTGTCGCATCTGATTTTCGACGATGACTTCGACACCCTGAATACAGCAGTCTGGACTCCCTACTGGTTCAATGACTGCATCCCCAAATCGGTGATGAACAACGTCAAGACCTGTTCGAGCAACGTTAAGGTCGCCAATGGCGAAGCAGTTCTCCAGCTCACCGATGCCCAGTCCGGCGCACTTCTCTCCACCAATCCCGAGGACGGCGCTCCCGGCCATGCGGGCTTCGAGTTCACCAGCGGCTACGTCGAAGCACGGATCTACTTCCCGGGAACGTGCAGCAGCGGGATCCCCAACTGGCCGGCGTGGTGGACCGTGGGCCAGCGGTATCCCCGTACCGGGGAAATCGACATAGCAGAGCCCCTTGCCGGTGACATGTGGAGCGTCTATCACTCAGCGGAGGGCAGGAAAAAGCGGACGATTGACGCCTGCTGGGCCGGGGCCTACCACACCTACGGTGTGCACCGGAAGGCCGGAGCCAACGACGTCTACTACGACGGCCGGCTCGTTCACTCCTATCCCACGGTTGACGGAAACAGCCCCCACTACCTGATCCTGAATCTAGGCGTCTCGGCGGGCCCCCGGATTTTCGGCGAGCGGGGCAGCGTGAGGGTGGACTATGTGCGGGTGTGGAAGTAG
- the galT gene encoding galactose-1-phosphate uridylyltransferase, producing MTRTTMARLADGREILYFDDDAVERPAASLVDHRGLPARPEPGELRFDALSREWVAVAAHRQSRTHLPPADQCPICPTTPANQTEIPAPDYDVAVFENRFPSLGPDVSELPAAPGWGDSAPAVGRCEVVAFTPQHTGSFAELGWRRTRTVIDAWAHRTEALSGLPGIQQVFPFENRGAEIGVTLHHPHGQIYAYPYVTPRAAVLAAAAGHYAATSNGTSTLTSALLRNERSDGSRMVLEGEHFSAYVPFAARWPLEVHLVPHREVPDLAALDGAERDELAELYPELLKRFDALYPTPTPYIAAWHQAPLEPALRRTGHLHLQLTSPRRAADKLKYLAGSEAAMGAFINDTTPEAVAARLREVAAAVEPGRPS from the coding sequence ATGACGCGAACCACCATGGCCCGGCTGGCCGACGGCCGCGAGATCCTCTACTTTGACGACGACGCCGTCGAGCGGCCCGCAGCATCCCTCGTGGATCACCGCGGGCTGCCCGCCCGCCCGGAACCGGGCGAGTTGCGCTTCGATGCGCTCAGCCGCGAATGGGTTGCCGTCGCCGCGCACCGGCAGTCGCGGACCCACCTGCCGCCGGCGGACCAATGCCCCATCTGCCCGACGACGCCGGCCAACCAGACCGAGATCCCGGCCCCGGACTACGACGTCGCCGTCTTCGAAAACCGCTTTCCCTCGCTCGGCCCGGATGTGAGCGAACTCCCCGCCGCGCCGGGCTGGGGGGACTCGGCCCCCGCCGTCGGCCGCTGCGAAGTGGTGGCTTTTACCCCGCAGCACACCGGGTCCTTCGCTGAACTGGGCTGGCGCCGCACCCGCACGGTGATTGACGCCTGGGCCCACCGGACGGAAGCGCTCAGCGGCCTCCCCGGTATCCAGCAGGTCTTCCCCTTCGAAAACCGGGGCGCCGAAATCGGCGTCACCCTGCACCACCCGCACGGACAGATCTACGCCTACCCGTACGTGACGCCCCGCGCCGCGGTCCTGGCCGCCGCGGCAGGGCATTACGCCGCGACGTCCAACGGCACTTCGACCCTCACTTCCGCGCTGCTCCGGAACGAGCGCAGCGACGGCAGCCGCATGGTGCTGGAGGGCGAACATTTCAGCGCCTATGTGCCCTTCGCGGCCCGCTGGCCGCTGGAGGTCCACCTCGTCCCGCACCGCGAAGTCCCGGACCTGGCGGCGCTGGACGGGGCCGAGCGGGACGAGTTGGCGGAGCTGTACCCCGAACTCCTAAAGCGCTTCGACGCCCTCTACCCGACGCCGACCCCCTACATCGCGGCCTGGCACCAGGCGCCGCTGGAGCCAGCCCTGCGCAGGACCGGCCACCTGCACCTGCAGCTGACCTCGCCCCGCCGCGCCGCGGACAAGCTCAAGTACCTGGCGGGCTCCGAGGCCGCCATGGGCGCCTTCATCAACGACACCACCCCCGAAGCCGTCGCCGCCCGCTTGCGGGAGGTGGCCGCCGCGGTGGAACCGGGGCGCCCTTCCTGA